In Desulfosudis oleivorans Hxd3, the DNA window GCCGGATTCTGGAGGCGTCTCTGGCCGAGATCGTGGCCCGGCAGAACGAGGTGCGCACCAACCTGGAACGGATGAACGGGGTGATGGACAACCTTGAAACCCTCTATGCCATCAGCAAGCAGATCAAGAAGTTTTCCCAGTCCCTGAAAACCGTGGCCCTGAACATGCTGGTGGAAAATGCCCGAAGCATCGACCGGTCGGTTAACATCTTCTCCGACGTGGCCCAGGAGATCAAGGACCTGTCGGTCAACATCGCCGGTATTGCCAACGATGTTCATAAGAACGTGGAAAAGGCCCGCACGGTCCATCGTTCCACCCTGGAAGAGATTGCCGGGGGTATCGGCCGGCTGGAGACCCTGACCGCGGAGATACGGACAACGGTCCAGGAGTCGACGCACAAGACCGAGGCCCTGCTGCGGTTCTCCGTGGATACCATCGATCAGGCAGGCCGGCGTTCCAGGGAGATATCCCGGCAGGTGGCCGAAATTGTGGTGGGTGTCCAGTTTCATGACAACATGCGGCAGCGGATGCTGTATGTGGCCAACCGGCTCAACGCGGTGCTGTCCGCGGCGGTTGATGGCGGCAGGCGTGCCCCCGGTCTGATAGCCGACAGGAAACCGGCGCCGGAGATTATCGTCAACCAGGTCCACAGGATTGCCGGCATTCGGACTGAAATTACCGAGGTGTATGAGAAGAACCGGTCTGCCCTGGAACGGATCGGCCATGAAGTAGGGGACCTGGTGCAGGGCATCAGCGGTACGGATACGGAATCAGAGGACAGCGATCTTGCCGCTTTCCGGCATGACCCGTTTTCCCATTTAAAAGGAGCCCTGACCCAGTTGCATGACCTGCTCAACCGGGGCGAAAGTTTTTACCGCCAGATTCAGGAGGCAGCGGCCCAGGTGTCCGGTATCGCCGCCACACTGTCGGAACTGCTGGGCCTGGTAAGAAGCATCAGCGCCAATACGCATAACAAGGCCATTAATTCGATTATCGCGGCGGACCGGATGGGGGAGCGGGGCGGCGCGCTTAAGATGCTGGCCAAGGAGATGAATGCCCTGGCCACCCGGTCCGACGGCCTCTCCTCCGAGGTGGAACAGATCATCACGGCCATTATGACCGCTGCCGGGGAGATTCGGCAAACTGAGGCACGGGTGGCGCCGGATCCTGAGTCCGGGGCCATGTCCCGTCTCAACCAGGTGATTCAGGACATCTCCATGGCTTACGAGGCGTTTCAGCAGGACTCCATGGCCGCTTATCAACGGGCGCGTGAGTTGAAGAAGGCGGTTGATACGACCCTTTCCAGCCTGGATTTTTTCCAGGGGCTTTCCCGGCGCCTCAAAGGGTATAGCGACCGCCTGGAGAAAATATCCGCCTGCCCCGGCCTGGAAACGGTCCTTGTGGACGCGGACCTGGAAGCCGCGGGCCGCCTGCCCGGCAGGCACACCGCCGACCGGGAGAACAATGTCATTCTGTTTGAAGGGGCGCGAAAGGGGGGCCGGGAGGATGACAACGAACCGGTCGATGAGGGGCTGGGAACCAACGTGGAGTTGTTTTAATCCGGGTTTCATGACGTTTTTTGGTTTAAGGATGACGCGCCGGGCCGGGCCCGGCTGCATGTAATCACAGAGGAGGCAGTAGCAGATGGAACAGACCATAATGATTGTTGATGATTCGACCAGCGTGCGCAAGATGGTGGCCTTTACCCTGGAAAACGCCGGCTACGCGGTGGTGGAGGCGGAAAACGGCAGGGATGCCCTGGAAAAGATTAACGGTTCGCCGATCCACATGTTTATCGTGGACCTGAACATGCCCTACGTGGACGGCCTGGAGCTGACCCGGTCGGTGCGGGCCATGGACCGGTTCCGGTTTACGCCCATCGTGATGCTGACAACGGAATCCATGGAGGCCAAAAAACAGGAGGGCCGGGCCGCCGGGGCTACCGGATGGATCACCAAACCCTTTAAGCCGGATCAGCTGGTGGGTGTGGTGAAAAAGGTCATGCCCGCCAACTAGATAATGGCCGAACGTTTATCAACCGTCGAAATACAAGATGTTGTCATGCAGCATAAATTCGCACCCATATGGATCCTTGGAGACCCGGCCGATACGGAGGACGGGGGCCTGATCCCCGCGCTGACACGAATGGGCTATGCTGCCGTGTTGGTTGACCATGGCCATCTTGCGGCCGGCCGCCCTTTTGAACCGGCGCCGGACATGGTGTTTCTGCCCGCCCGAACCACCGGGCCGCCCTGGCAGAGGACCCTGACCCGGCTTTGTGAAACATTTCCCGGTGTCCCGGTGATTCCCGTTTTTGATGAAGATGCGACTCCCGCCGATATTCTTCTGGCCTTTCGTACCGGCGCCTTTGACTGCCTGGTGCTGCCGCTTCTCACCGAAGCGGCCCTGCGGCCCATGGTGGACCGTGCTCTGGATGCGGCCCTTCGGCGCCGGCATGCACGGCCCGGGTTTGCCGATGATCTTCCCATGGGTGATGTGGCCCACCTGAAGGCCCGGCTGGTCGACGCCCAGGAAGCTCTGATCGAAGAACGCAACAGGCGCAGGCACGCGGAAAACGAGGCCGCGGAACACCGGAAGGCATGGTCCATTATCTTTGATAACACCCATGATGCCGTCATTCACATGGACAGGGAGGGTTTCGTGGTGAACACCAACGCGACCCTGTTAGATATCTTTGGCCTTACGCCGGAGGAGGTGGTGGGCCGGGATCTCGGCAGTTATGATTTTCTGGGCTTTGATTTTCGCCAGGCCCTTGAGCTGTACAAGGCGGCCCAGCCCAATGTGGTGTTTCCGATTTTTGAGATGGAGTCCTTTCACAGGGACGGGTCCCGCATTTATGTAGAAAGCCGGGCCAGGCCCATTATCAACAACAACGCAGTGGAAGGCGTGATCAATATTGTTCGGG includes these proteins:
- a CDS encoding HD domain-containing phosphohydrolase, which translates into the protein MQHKFAPIWILGDPADTEDGGLIPALTRMGYAAVLVDHGHLAAGRPFEPAPDMVFLPARTTGPPWQRTLTRLCETFPGVPVIPVFDEDATPADILLAFRTGAFDCLVLPLLTEAALRPMVDRALDAALRRRHARPGFADDLPMGDVAHLKARLVDAQEALIEERNRRRHAENEAAEHRKAWSIIFDNTHDAVIHMDREGFVVNTNATLLDIFGLTPEEVVGRDLGSYDFLGFDFRQALELYKAAQPNVVFPIFEMESFHRDGSRIYVESRARPIINNNAVEGVINIVRDVTPQKRLEHTKNATILGLAKLAESRDDSTGRHLERVREYVRILTQAVARLPRYADYVTPAYIKDIYLSSILHDIGKVSIPDAILLKPGPLTIDEFEIIKQHTLVGGNSLAAVDAELQEQSFLTLGKEIAYHHHESWDGTGYPDGLAGEQIPLSARIVALADVYDALTTERVYKAAFSHQKAVAIILEERGKKFDPDIVDVFAANMEAFDVIRRRIGEGDAESGLFPGTLRCCYK
- a CDS encoding methyl-accepting chemotaxis protein; this encodes MRLSAWFKKRPETQGSDLEPVEVVAAVTESFPETGGPDPAPAVLPPEGLRQLSVEIPGIKDEMKTFVDGSEGDFMLLGISLRTIHANVTELTDLMLDTVKQMGVMDKGGFLDRGRRILEASLAEIVARQNEVRTNLERMNGVMDNLETLYAISKQIKKFSQSLKTVALNMLVENARSIDRSVNIFSDVAQEIKDLSVNIAGIANDVHKNVEKARTVHRSTLEEIAGGIGRLETLTAEIRTTVQESTHKTEALLRFSVDTIDQAGRRSREISRQVAEIVVGVQFHDNMRQRMLYVANRLNAVLSAAVDGGRRAPGLIADRKPAPEIIVNQVHRIAGIRTEITEVYEKNRSALERIGHEVGDLVQGISGTDTESEDSDLAAFRHDPFSHLKGALTQLHDLLNRGESFYRQIQEAAAQVSGIAATLSELLGLVRSISANTHNKAINSIIAADRMGERGGALKMLAKEMNALATRSDGLSSEVEQIITAIMTAAGEIRQTEARVAPDPESGAMSRLNQVIQDISMAYEAFQQDSMAAYQRARELKKAVDTTLSSLDFFQGLSRRLKGYSDRLEKISACPGLETVLVDADLEAAGRLPGRHTADRENNVILFEGARKGGREDDNEPVDEGLGTNVELF
- a CDS encoding response regulator, encoding MEQTIMIVDDSTSVRKMVAFTLENAGYAVVEAENGRDALEKINGSPIHMFIVDLNMPYVDGLELTRSVRAMDRFRFTPIVMLTTESMEAKKQEGRAAGATGWITKPFKPDQLVGVVKKVMPAN